From Plectropomus leopardus isolate mb chromosome 4, YSFRI_Pleo_2.0, whole genome shotgun sequence, the proteins below share one genomic window:
- the sclt1 gene encoding sodium channel and clathrin linker 1 isoform X2: protein MEAEVEFLRDQVHRLNSALSQYQYGHRTQSTSSQAEEARQEDSPTAWISDRSIMAPLLAEYDRHMDEMTEQLQRYQAQMSDVKVKLEGVVQENERLHAELRECVEKQLHTLPGSSGVESSTLEEDAVIRNLREHVQLCEQERVQAMELWQTAAQELDRLQQTYQRTISDGQVQDAQRQQLKDQLVQFQQHTHKLKVANLKLESCNQQFLKTVTEQSTEMEELQSQYRQAKAELRTATAKVDEMTKLLQSVQDQMQRREEDVAEAQGREDAADRRLQQLQAALSQMEARLKTASQEAEVVRRDQTVWERKVGELQTRSTTLEEEKYEALAKVRESVQVVEEAALQKDQALLREKQKTEELEKTKEAVKQLIQDAAARTRKEVDNVRKQCNVQIQRMAEELSALQLECADKESQIERCLRERKSLEEELEKVYKEGRAEPEFRKIDALHQRCLDAERMKEDLSLTLQSTHNKLKKMEMDYSEELSRCQEEVRKLQGSLAAARDDCVSVSEERLQLQQENLQLRREMDELRKASLLVQKKAKQQLSQMEQEYSLKEQGLHTRMHELEESSRSSSDDLTRLLTAQQKSTQRWKEEAQNLVTAFETKITGLKAELNQQKQRTHELEIQLETNHNTISEYERQLAEYQEKTSRLQRRLTQAEQKTATVTLQLNMLASQRRKTATIDPEPR, encoded by the exons ATGGAGGCAGAGGTAGAGTTCCTACGGGATCAAG TCCACAGATTGAATTCAGCTCTCAGTCAGTATCAGTACGGGCACCGCACTCAGTCCACATCATCCCAG GCTGAGGAGGCAAGACAGGAGGATTCTCCTACAGCCTGGATCTCCGACAGAAG TATCATGGCTCCTCTGTTAGCAGAGTATGATCGGCACATGGATGAAATGACTGAACAGCTGCAGAGATACCAG GCACAGATGAGTGATGTCAAAGTGAAGCTGGAAGGTGTTGTCCAGGAGAATGAAAG GTTGCATGCAGAGCTGAGGGAGTGTGTAGAGAAGCAGCTTCACACCCTGCCAGGGTCTTCAGGAGTGGAGAGCAGCACACTGGAGGAGGACGCCGTCATCAGAAACCTCCGGGAACATGTCCAGCTATGTGAACAG gagCGGGTGCAGGCCATGGAACTGTGGCAGACAGCAGCTCAGGAGCTGGACCGCCTCCAGCAGACCTACCAGAGGACCATCTCTGATGGACAGGTCCAGGATGCTCAGAGACAGCAGCTTAAG GATCAGCTGGTTCAGTtccagcagcacacacacaaacttaaagTGGCCAATCTGAAACTGGAATCG TGCAACCAGCAGTTCCTGAAGACAGTGACGGAGCAGAGCACAGAGATGGAGGAGCTACAAAGCCAGTACAG GCAGGCCAAGGCTGAGCTGAGGACAGCCACAgctaaagtggatgagatgacCAAGTTGTTGCAGAGTGTCCAAGACCAGATGCAGAGACGG GAGGAAGATGTGGCAGAGGCTCAGGGCCGAGAGGACGCAGCAGACAGACGACTTCAACAGCTTCAGGCGGCCTTGAGCCAGATGGAGGCCAG ACTAAAAACTGCGTCTCAGGAGGCTGAGGTAGTTCGCAGAGATCAAACTGTGTGGGAGAGAAAGGTGGGGGAACTCCAGACACGTTCCACCACCCTCGAGGAGGAGAAGTATGAAGCCCTGGCTAAAGTCCGAGAGAGTGTTCaggtggtggaggaggcagCGCTGCAGAAGGACCAG GCCTTGttaagagagaaacagaaaacagaggagtTGGAGAAGACAAAGGAGGCAGTCAAACAGCTGATCCAGGATGCCGCAGCACGCACCAGAAAAGAG GTGGATAACGTGCGCAAGCAGTGCAACGTTCAAATCCAGCGCATGGCCGAGGAGCTGTCTGCTCTGCAGCTG GAGTGTGCAGATAAAGAGTCTCAGATTGAAAGGTGCTTACGAGAGAGAAAATctctggaggaggagctggagaag gTGTATAAGGAGGGCAGGGCAGAGCCAGAGTTCAGGAAGATTGATGCCCTTCACCAGAGGTGTCTGGATGCAGAGAGGATGAAGGAGGACCTGAGCCTCACCCTGCAGAGCACGcacaacaaactgaaaaagaTGGAGATGGA CTACAGTGAGGAGCTGTCACGGTGCCAGGAGGAGGTGCGGAAGCTGCAGGGCTCTCTGGCTGCAGCACGGGATGACTGTGTCAGCGTCAGCGAGGAGCggctccagctgcagcaggagaacCTGCAACTCCGCAGGGAGATGGATGAGCTTCGAAAGGCCTCCCTGCTGGTGCAAAAGAAGGCAAAGCAACAG CTATCCCAGATGGAGCAGGAGTACAGCCTGAAGGAGCAGGGACtccacacacgcatgcacgagCTGGAGGAAAGCAGCCGCAGCTCCAGTGATGATCTGACGCGCCTCCTGACAGCACAACAGAAAAGTACTCAGCGTTGGAAAGAAGAGGCCCAGAACCTTGTAACAGCCTTCGAGACCAAAATCACAGGCTTAAA gGCGGAGCTGAATCAGCAGAAGCAGCGCACACATGAACTGGAGATACAGCTTGAAACTAACCATAATACCATTTCTGAG tatgAGAGGCAGCTAGCAGAGTATCAGGAGAAGACGAGTCGCCTCCAGAGACGACTGACCCAGGCTGAACAAAAGACAGCTACTGTGACACTACAG ctgaatATGTTGGCGTCACAGCGAAGGAAAACGGCCACAATTGATCCAGAGCCTCGATAA
- the sclt1 gene encoding sodium channel and clathrin linker 1 isoform X1: protein MEAEVEFLRDQVHRLNSALSQYQYGHRTQSTSSQQAEEARQEDSPTAWISDRSIMAPLLAEYDRHMDEMTEQLQRYQAQMSDVKVKLEGVVQENERLHAELRECVEKQLHTLPGSSGVESSTLEEDAVIRNLREHVQLCEQERVQAMELWQTAAQELDRLQQTYQRTISDGQVQDAQRQQLKDQLVQFQQHTHKLKVANLKLESCNQQFLKTVTEQSTEMEELQSQYRQAKAELRTATAKVDEMTKLLQSVQDQMQRREEDVAEAQGREDAADRRLQQLQAALSQMEARLKTASQEAEVVRRDQTVWERKVGELQTRSTTLEEEKYEALAKVRESVQVVEEAALQKDQALLREKQKTEELEKTKEAVKQLIQDAAARTRKEVDNVRKQCNVQIQRMAEELSALQLECADKESQIERCLRERKSLEEELEKVYKEGRAEPEFRKIDALHQRCLDAERMKEDLSLTLQSTHNKLKKMEMDYSEELSRCQEEVRKLQGSLAAARDDCVSVSEERLQLQQENLQLRREMDELRKASLLVQKKAKQQLSQMEQEYSLKEQGLHTRMHELEESSRSSSDDLTRLLTAQQKSTQRWKEEAQNLVTAFETKITGLKAELNQQKQRTHELEIQLETNHNTISEYERQLAEYQEKTSRLQRRLTQAEQKTATVTLQLNMLASQRRKTATIDPEPR from the exons ATGGAGGCAGAGGTAGAGTTCCTACGGGATCAAG TCCACAGATTGAATTCAGCTCTCAGTCAGTATCAGTACGGGCACCGCACTCAGTCCACATCATCCCAG CAGGCTGAGGAGGCAAGACAGGAGGATTCTCCTACAGCCTGGATCTCCGACAGAAG TATCATGGCTCCTCTGTTAGCAGAGTATGATCGGCACATGGATGAAATGACTGAACAGCTGCAGAGATACCAG GCACAGATGAGTGATGTCAAAGTGAAGCTGGAAGGTGTTGTCCAGGAGAATGAAAG GTTGCATGCAGAGCTGAGGGAGTGTGTAGAGAAGCAGCTTCACACCCTGCCAGGGTCTTCAGGAGTGGAGAGCAGCACACTGGAGGAGGACGCCGTCATCAGAAACCTCCGGGAACATGTCCAGCTATGTGAACAG gagCGGGTGCAGGCCATGGAACTGTGGCAGACAGCAGCTCAGGAGCTGGACCGCCTCCAGCAGACCTACCAGAGGACCATCTCTGATGGACAGGTCCAGGATGCTCAGAGACAGCAGCTTAAG GATCAGCTGGTTCAGTtccagcagcacacacacaaacttaaagTGGCCAATCTGAAACTGGAATCG TGCAACCAGCAGTTCCTGAAGACAGTGACGGAGCAGAGCACAGAGATGGAGGAGCTACAAAGCCAGTACAG GCAGGCCAAGGCTGAGCTGAGGACAGCCACAgctaaagtggatgagatgacCAAGTTGTTGCAGAGTGTCCAAGACCAGATGCAGAGACGG GAGGAAGATGTGGCAGAGGCTCAGGGCCGAGAGGACGCAGCAGACAGACGACTTCAACAGCTTCAGGCGGCCTTGAGCCAGATGGAGGCCAG ACTAAAAACTGCGTCTCAGGAGGCTGAGGTAGTTCGCAGAGATCAAACTGTGTGGGAGAGAAAGGTGGGGGAACTCCAGACACGTTCCACCACCCTCGAGGAGGAGAAGTATGAAGCCCTGGCTAAAGTCCGAGAGAGTGTTCaggtggtggaggaggcagCGCTGCAGAAGGACCAG GCCTTGttaagagagaaacagaaaacagaggagtTGGAGAAGACAAAGGAGGCAGTCAAACAGCTGATCCAGGATGCCGCAGCACGCACCAGAAAAGAG GTGGATAACGTGCGCAAGCAGTGCAACGTTCAAATCCAGCGCATGGCCGAGGAGCTGTCTGCTCTGCAGCTG GAGTGTGCAGATAAAGAGTCTCAGATTGAAAGGTGCTTACGAGAGAGAAAATctctggaggaggagctggagaag gTGTATAAGGAGGGCAGGGCAGAGCCAGAGTTCAGGAAGATTGATGCCCTTCACCAGAGGTGTCTGGATGCAGAGAGGATGAAGGAGGACCTGAGCCTCACCCTGCAGAGCACGcacaacaaactgaaaaagaTGGAGATGGA CTACAGTGAGGAGCTGTCACGGTGCCAGGAGGAGGTGCGGAAGCTGCAGGGCTCTCTGGCTGCAGCACGGGATGACTGTGTCAGCGTCAGCGAGGAGCggctccagctgcagcaggagaacCTGCAACTCCGCAGGGAGATGGATGAGCTTCGAAAGGCCTCCCTGCTGGTGCAAAAGAAGGCAAAGCAACAG CTATCCCAGATGGAGCAGGAGTACAGCCTGAAGGAGCAGGGACtccacacacgcatgcacgagCTGGAGGAAAGCAGCCGCAGCTCCAGTGATGATCTGACGCGCCTCCTGACAGCACAACAGAAAAGTACTCAGCGTTGGAAAGAAGAGGCCCAGAACCTTGTAACAGCCTTCGAGACCAAAATCACAGGCTTAAA gGCGGAGCTGAATCAGCAGAAGCAGCGCACACATGAACTGGAGATACAGCTTGAAACTAACCATAATACCATTTCTGAG tatgAGAGGCAGCTAGCAGAGTATCAGGAGAAGACGAGTCGCCTCCAGAGACGACTGACCCAGGCTGAACAAAAGACAGCTACTGTGACACTACAG ctgaatATGTTGGCGTCACAGCGAAGGAAAACGGCCACAATTGATCCAGAGCCTCGATAA